Proteins encoded within one genomic window of Bemisia tabaci chromosome 2, PGI_BMITA_v3:
- the LOC109039800 gene encoding phosphatidylinositol-3,5-bisphosphate 3-phosphatase MTMR3 isoform X2, translating to MRNYILPFTHYLGTPRSFAFSFKFDAFPRHDVFQDSGYFMDDCDGPASLQSIFHVRAAELYPKRILEAEKDLSVPFSPLCGEAVEFLGRTGDGILALSNYRIYHLPDDGSNHSNIPLGLVEQVEVRDLFYLQISCKDARTYRCFFTTNEHCMEWFRRLAKAVSPPKSTEELFAFAFYAWASEEGCNDLNGRLGRDLSVPGSHFRNEVDRLKFEVDTGVWRISNVNSEYGLCPTYPRYLIVPKCITDAKLEVAAKFRSARRVPAVVWRHKGSGAVIARCSQPEVGWLGWRSEEDETLLKAITQACAQTMIGLNKNAKPKKLLIVDARSYTTAVANRARGGGCECPEYYPNCEIQFMNLANIHSIRKSFHALRQLCATSSDVPNWFSLLESTRWLANMSGLLHAAVTVTSAIEKSGRPVLVHCSDGWDRTPQIVSLAELLLDPYYRTIEGFQVLVEREWLEFGHKFADRCGQGDDQNDRCPVFLQWLDCLHNLLLQFPCAFEFSKSYLVKLAQHSYSNLFGTFLCNSNMERTNLGIQQRTFSVWKFLQSPQFRNILYWPNQDQVLYPSYHLRDLQLWRDLYLGTDINENNGLSEPNRLPNGSESIFVDGEEQNGNGDELTADGDNQREGQSDSPILNGFSEPLIYSTLQDDPSSEELAAAAESDLRENNSETMANREEKETELALSELVENSSDSADKLEINVVNGNSGNIKNCVVDQGSIVNEIAALSVEEQPDDASKSESDDYCKNTCDSDIIDNIASAVRTLNLNCDSSVDSSTETLVPATLHPCRYEPTVTEPNLENGVSPPVNDTINSDPINSDICRGCSSNGSRKISSISSPISPASGRVLDSIDGLPPLRDDVQSRLEQIMHEYNANKLALERELHSTRVTLLQQMCHQCTHINNNNGAEKPDDEGSVCSTDVSWEAVEEREAQPVLWVPDHAVTRCMGCDSQFWLGRRKHHCSCGKIFCADCSENVVALPNEQLYEPVRVCETCYNNPVSYKNTINLQQQPLSTDKLAEVTQVSHQVEVLPYLQIPT from the exons atGAGAAACTATATCTTGCCGTTCACCCACTATCTTGGTACGCCGAGATCCTTTGCCTTTAGCTTCAAGTTTGACGCTTTCCCCAGGCATGACGTCTTCCAGGACTCTGGCTACTTT ATGGATGATTGCGACGGACCGGCAAGTCTGCAGTCCATCTTCCACGTGCGAGCGGCCGAGCTCTACCCGAAGCGGATCCTCGAGGCGGAGAAGGATCTGAGCGTCCCGTTCAGCCCCCTCTGCGGGGAGGCGGTCGAGTTCCTCGGGAGGACCGGGGACGGCATCCTCGCCCTCTCCAACTACCGCATTTACCACCTCCCGGACGACGGATCCAACCACAGCAACATCCCCCTCGGTCTTGTCGAGCAAGTCGAGGTCCGCGATTTGTTTTATCTCCAGATCAGCTGCAAGGACGCCCGCACCTACAG GTGTTTCTTTACTACTAATGAACACTGTATGGAATGGTTTCGGAGACTGGCTAAAGCTGTGTCTCCTCCAAAAAGCACCGAAGAGCTGTTCGCTTTTGCATTTTACGCTTGGGCCTCCGAGGAAGGCTGTAATGATCTAAACGGAAGACTTGGCAGAGATCTATCGGTTCCTGGCTCTCATTTTCGCAATGaa GTGGACCGTTTGAAGTTTGAGGTAGATACAGGCGTCTGGCGTATCTCGAACGTCAACAGCGAGTATGGGCTGTGCCCCACTTATCCTCGTTATCTAATTGTCCCAAAATGCATCACTGATGCGAAATTAGAGGTAGCTGCAAAATTCAGGAGCGCACGGAGAGTACCTGCTGTTGTCTGGAG ACACAAAGGTAGTGGAGCTGTAATAGCAAGGTGTAGTCAACCTGAGGTTGGTTGGCTGGGTTGGCGCTCTGAAGAAGATGAGACATTGTTGAAAGCAATCACTCAGGCCTGTGCTCAGACCATGATCGGATTGAACAAGAATGCCAAGCCTAAG AAATTGTTAATTGTTGATGCCCGATCGTACACAACAGCTGTAGCAAATCGTGCTCGTGGAGGAGGCTGCGAATGCCCTGAATACTATCCAAACTGTGAAATTCAATTCATGAATTTGGCAAACATCCATTCTATTCGGAAAAGTTTCCATGCTCTTCGTCAGCTTTGCGCCACATCCTCTGATGTTCCTAA TTGGTTTAGTTTACTAGAAAGCACTCGATGGTTGGCCAATATGTCCGGCCTCTTGCATGCCGCTGTGACAGTAACGTCTGCTATTGAAAAATCTGGTCGCCCAGTGCTAGTTCATTGCTCTGACGGCTGGGACCGAACTCCCCAAATTGTTTCTCTAGCAGAACTTCTACTCGATCCATATTATAGGACAATTGAA GGTTTTCAGGTTCTAGTTGAAAGGGAGTGGCTGGAGTTTGGTCACAAGTTTGCTGATAGGTGTGGCCAGGGTGACGATCAGAATGATCGATGTCCCGTTTTCCTTCAGTGGCTTGATTGTTTACATAACCTTCTACTACAATTTCCCTGCGCCTTTGAATTTTCTAAGTCTTATCTA GTTAAATTAGCTCAACACAGTTACTCTAACCTCTtcggaacatttttatgtaactcgAACATGGAAAGAACAAACTTAGGAATCCAGCAAAGAACCTTCTCTGTCTGGAAATTCTTACAGTCACCGCAATTCCGGAATATTCTTTATTGGCCAAACCAAGATCAA GTTCTTTACCCCTCCTACCATCTGCGTGACCTCCAGTTATGGCGAGATTTGTACCTAGGAACAGATATTAATGAAAACAATGGGCTGTCAGAGCCAAATCGGTTACCCAATGG AAGCGAATCAATCTTTGTGGATGGTGAGGAGCAGAATGGGAACGGAGATGAACTCACAGCAGATGGTGACAACCAAAGAGAGGGACAGTCTGACTCACCTATTTTGAACGGCTTCTCAGAGCCTCTCATATACTCAACCCTTCAAGATGATCCAAGTAGTGAGGAATTGGCAGCTGCTGCGGAAAGTGATTTACGCGAAAATAACAGTGAAACTATGgcaaatagagaagaaaaagaaaccgAATTAGCGTTATCCGAATTAGTCGAAAATTCTAGTGATAGTGCAGATAAATTAGAGATTAATGTAGTTAACGGAAATTCTGGCAATATTAAAAATTGTGTTGTTGATCAAGGCTCCATTGTTAATGAAATTGCTGCTCTCAGCGTTGAAGAGCAGCCCGATGATGCCTCAAAGTCTGAAAGTGATGACTATTGTAAAAATACCTGTGATTCCGATATTATTGACAATATTGCATCGGCTGTAAGAACTCTAAATCTCAACTGTGACTCCAGTGTTGATAGTTCGACTGAAACTTTAGTACCTGCCACTTTGCATCCATGCAGATATGAGCCCACAGTCACGGA ACCTAACCTTGAAAATGGCGTTTCTCCACCCGTCAATGACACCATTAATTCTGACCCCATTAACTCAGACATCTGCAG ggGTTGCTCCAGTAATGGCagcagaaaaatttcaagtatatcAAGTCCCATCTCTCCCGCAAgcg GCCGAGTGTTGGACTCAATCGATGGACTCCCACCTCTTAGAGATGATGTGCAGTCTCGATTAGAGCAGATTATGCATGAATATAAT gcaAACAAGCTAGCACTGGAGAGAGAGTTGCATTCGACGAGGGTGACGCTTCTTCAGCAAATGTGTCACCAATGTACGCACATCAACAACAATAATGGTGCTGAAAAACCTGATGATGAG GGATCAGTATGCAGCACAGATGTGTCCTGGGAGGCTGTTGAAGAACGAGAGGCTCAACCTGTTCTTTGGGTGCCAGATCACGCTGTCACCAGATGTATGGGATGCGACTCCCAGTTTTGGTTGGGGCGCAGAAAACATCACTGCag ttGCGGTAAAATTTTTTGCGCTGACTGCTCAGAAAATGTTGTAGCCCTCCCAAACGAGCAGTTGTATGAACCAGTTCGAGTTTGTGAAACGTGTTACAACAACCCGGTGTCGTATAAAAACACCATCAACCTGCAACAGCAACCTTTGAGTACTGATAAACTTGCTGAAGTGACTCAAGTCTCGCACCAAGTGGAAGTGCTCCCGTACCTTCAGATCCCAACGTGA
- the LOC109039800 gene encoding phosphatidylinositol-3,5-bisphosphate 3-phosphatase MTMR3 isoform X1 — translation MRNYILPFTHYLGTPRSFAFSFKFDAFPRHDVFQDSGYFMDDCDGPASLQSIFHVRAAELYPKRILEAEKDLSVPFSPLCGEAVEFLGRTGDGILALSNYRIYHLPDDGSNHSNIPLGLVEQVEVRDLFYLQISCKDARTYRCFFTTNEHCMEWFRRLAKAVSPPKSTEELFAFAFYAWASEEGCNDLNGRLGRDLSVPGSHFRNEVDRLKFEVDTGVWRISNVNSEYGLCPTYPRYLIVPKCITDAKLEVAAKFRSARRVPAVVWRHKGSGAVIARCSQPEVGWLGWRSEEDETLLKAITQACAQTMIGLNKNAKPKKLLIVDARSYTTAVANRARGGGCECPEYYPNCEIQFMNLANIHSIRKSFHALRQLCATSSDVPNWFSLLESTRWLANMSGLLHAAVTVTSAIEKSGRPVLVHCSDGWDRTPQIVSLAELLLDPYYRTIEGFQVLVEREWLEFGHKFADRCGQGDDQNDRCPVFLQWLDCLHNLLLQFPCAFEFSKSYLVKLAQHSYSNLFGTFLCNSNMERTNLGIQQRTFSVWKFLQSPQFRNILYWPNQDQVLYPSYHLRDLQLWRDLYLGTDINENNGLSEPNRLPNGSESIFVDGEEQNGNGDELTADGDNQREGQSDSPILNGFSEPLIYSTLQDDPSSEELAAAAESDLRENNSETMANREEKETELALSELVENSSDSADKLEINVVNGNSGNIKNCVVDQGSIVNEIAALSVEEQPDDASKSESDDYCKNTCDSDIIDNIASAVRTLNLNCDSSVDSSTETLVPATLHPCRYEPTVTEPNLENGVSPPVNDTINSDPINSDICRGCSSNGSRKISSISSPISPASGRVLDSIDGLPPLRDDVQSRLEQIMHEYNANKLALERELHSTRVTLLQQMCHQCTHINNNNGAEKPDDEGSVCSTDVSWEAVEEREAQPVLWVPDHAVTRCMGCDSQFWLGRRKHHCRSCGKIFCADCSENVVALPNEQLYEPVRVCETCYNNPVSYKNTINLQQQPLSTDKLAEVTQVSHQVEVLPYLQIPT, via the exons atGAGAAACTATATCTTGCCGTTCACCCACTATCTTGGTACGCCGAGATCCTTTGCCTTTAGCTTCAAGTTTGACGCTTTCCCCAGGCATGACGTCTTCCAGGACTCTGGCTACTTT ATGGATGATTGCGACGGACCGGCAAGTCTGCAGTCCATCTTCCACGTGCGAGCGGCCGAGCTCTACCCGAAGCGGATCCTCGAGGCGGAGAAGGATCTGAGCGTCCCGTTCAGCCCCCTCTGCGGGGAGGCGGTCGAGTTCCTCGGGAGGACCGGGGACGGCATCCTCGCCCTCTCCAACTACCGCATTTACCACCTCCCGGACGACGGATCCAACCACAGCAACATCCCCCTCGGTCTTGTCGAGCAAGTCGAGGTCCGCGATTTGTTTTATCTCCAGATCAGCTGCAAGGACGCCCGCACCTACAG GTGTTTCTTTACTACTAATGAACACTGTATGGAATGGTTTCGGAGACTGGCTAAAGCTGTGTCTCCTCCAAAAAGCACCGAAGAGCTGTTCGCTTTTGCATTTTACGCTTGGGCCTCCGAGGAAGGCTGTAATGATCTAAACGGAAGACTTGGCAGAGATCTATCGGTTCCTGGCTCTCATTTTCGCAATGaa GTGGACCGTTTGAAGTTTGAGGTAGATACAGGCGTCTGGCGTATCTCGAACGTCAACAGCGAGTATGGGCTGTGCCCCACTTATCCTCGTTATCTAATTGTCCCAAAATGCATCACTGATGCGAAATTAGAGGTAGCTGCAAAATTCAGGAGCGCACGGAGAGTACCTGCTGTTGTCTGGAG ACACAAAGGTAGTGGAGCTGTAATAGCAAGGTGTAGTCAACCTGAGGTTGGTTGGCTGGGTTGGCGCTCTGAAGAAGATGAGACATTGTTGAAAGCAATCACTCAGGCCTGTGCTCAGACCATGATCGGATTGAACAAGAATGCCAAGCCTAAG AAATTGTTAATTGTTGATGCCCGATCGTACACAACAGCTGTAGCAAATCGTGCTCGTGGAGGAGGCTGCGAATGCCCTGAATACTATCCAAACTGTGAAATTCAATTCATGAATTTGGCAAACATCCATTCTATTCGGAAAAGTTTCCATGCTCTTCGTCAGCTTTGCGCCACATCCTCTGATGTTCCTAA TTGGTTTAGTTTACTAGAAAGCACTCGATGGTTGGCCAATATGTCCGGCCTCTTGCATGCCGCTGTGACAGTAACGTCTGCTATTGAAAAATCTGGTCGCCCAGTGCTAGTTCATTGCTCTGACGGCTGGGACCGAACTCCCCAAATTGTTTCTCTAGCAGAACTTCTACTCGATCCATATTATAGGACAATTGAA GGTTTTCAGGTTCTAGTTGAAAGGGAGTGGCTGGAGTTTGGTCACAAGTTTGCTGATAGGTGTGGCCAGGGTGACGATCAGAATGATCGATGTCCCGTTTTCCTTCAGTGGCTTGATTGTTTACATAACCTTCTACTACAATTTCCCTGCGCCTTTGAATTTTCTAAGTCTTATCTA GTTAAATTAGCTCAACACAGTTACTCTAACCTCTtcggaacatttttatgtaactcgAACATGGAAAGAACAAACTTAGGAATCCAGCAAAGAACCTTCTCTGTCTGGAAATTCTTACAGTCACCGCAATTCCGGAATATTCTTTATTGGCCAAACCAAGATCAA GTTCTTTACCCCTCCTACCATCTGCGTGACCTCCAGTTATGGCGAGATTTGTACCTAGGAACAGATATTAATGAAAACAATGGGCTGTCAGAGCCAAATCGGTTACCCAATGG AAGCGAATCAATCTTTGTGGATGGTGAGGAGCAGAATGGGAACGGAGATGAACTCACAGCAGATGGTGACAACCAAAGAGAGGGACAGTCTGACTCACCTATTTTGAACGGCTTCTCAGAGCCTCTCATATACTCAACCCTTCAAGATGATCCAAGTAGTGAGGAATTGGCAGCTGCTGCGGAAAGTGATTTACGCGAAAATAACAGTGAAACTATGgcaaatagagaagaaaaagaaaccgAATTAGCGTTATCCGAATTAGTCGAAAATTCTAGTGATAGTGCAGATAAATTAGAGATTAATGTAGTTAACGGAAATTCTGGCAATATTAAAAATTGTGTTGTTGATCAAGGCTCCATTGTTAATGAAATTGCTGCTCTCAGCGTTGAAGAGCAGCCCGATGATGCCTCAAAGTCTGAAAGTGATGACTATTGTAAAAATACCTGTGATTCCGATATTATTGACAATATTGCATCGGCTGTAAGAACTCTAAATCTCAACTGTGACTCCAGTGTTGATAGTTCGACTGAAACTTTAGTACCTGCCACTTTGCATCCATGCAGATATGAGCCCACAGTCACGGA ACCTAACCTTGAAAATGGCGTTTCTCCACCCGTCAATGACACCATTAATTCTGACCCCATTAACTCAGACATCTGCAG ggGTTGCTCCAGTAATGGCagcagaaaaatttcaagtatatcAAGTCCCATCTCTCCCGCAAgcg GCCGAGTGTTGGACTCAATCGATGGACTCCCACCTCTTAGAGATGATGTGCAGTCTCGATTAGAGCAGATTATGCATGAATATAAT gcaAACAAGCTAGCACTGGAGAGAGAGTTGCATTCGACGAGGGTGACGCTTCTTCAGCAAATGTGTCACCAATGTACGCACATCAACAACAATAATGGTGCTGAAAAACCTGATGATGAG GGATCAGTATGCAGCACAGATGTGTCCTGGGAGGCTGTTGAAGAACGAGAGGCTCAACCTGTTCTTTGGGTGCCAGATCACGCTGTCACCAGATGTATGGGATGCGACTCCCAGTTTTGGTTGGGGCGCAGAAAACATCACTGCag aagttGCGGTAAAATTTTTTGCGCTGACTGCTCAGAAAATGTTGTAGCCCTCCCAAACGAGCAGTTGTATGAACCAGTTCGAGTTTGTGAAACGTGTTACAACAACCCGGTGTCGTATAAAAACACCATCAACCTGCAACAGCAACCTTTGAGTACTGATAAACTTGCTGAAGTGACTCAAGTCTCGCACCAAGTGGAAGTGCTCCCGTACCTTCAGATCCCAACGTGA
- the LOC109039800 gene encoding phosphatidylinositol-3,5-bisphosphate 3-phosphatase MTMR3 isoform X3 codes for MDDCDGPASLQSIFHVRAAELYPKRILEAEKDLSVPFSPLCGEAVEFLGRTGDGILALSNYRIYHLPDDGSNHSNIPLGLVEQVEVRDLFYLQISCKDARTYRCFFTTNEHCMEWFRRLAKAVSPPKSTEELFAFAFYAWASEEGCNDLNGRLGRDLSVPGSHFRNEVDRLKFEVDTGVWRISNVNSEYGLCPTYPRYLIVPKCITDAKLEVAAKFRSARRVPAVVWRHKGSGAVIARCSQPEVGWLGWRSEEDETLLKAITQACAQTMIGLNKNAKPKKLLIVDARSYTTAVANRARGGGCECPEYYPNCEIQFMNLANIHSIRKSFHALRQLCATSSDVPNWFSLLESTRWLANMSGLLHAAVTVTSAIEKSGRPVLVHCSDGWDRTPQIVSLAELLLDPYYRTIEGFQVLVEREWLEFGHKFADRCGQGDDQNDRCPVFLQWLDCLHNLLLQFPCAFEFSKSYLVKLAQHSYSNLFGTFLCNSNMERTNLGIQQRTFSVWKFLQSPQFRNILYWPNQDQVLYPSYHLRDLQLWRDLYLGTDINENNGLSEPNRLPNGSESIFVDGEEQNGNGDELTADGDNQREGQSDSPILNGFSEPLIYSTLQDDPSSEELAAAAESDLRENNSETMANREEKETELALSELVENSSDSADKLEINVVNGNSGNIKNCVVDQGSIVNEIAALSVEEQPDDASKSESDDYCKNTCDSDIIDNIASAVRTLNLNCDSSVDSSTETLVPATLHPCRYEPTVTEPNLENGVSPPVNDTINSDPINSDICRGCSSNGSRKISSISSPISPASGRVLDSIDGLPPLRDDVQSRLEQIMHEYNANKLALERELHSTRVTLLQQMCHQCTHINNNNGAEKPDDEGSVCSTDVSWEAVEEREAQPVLWVPDHAVTRCMGCDSQFWLGRRKHHCRSCGKIFCADCSENVVALPNEQLYEPVRVCETCYNNPVSYKNTINLQQQPLSTDKLAEVTQVSHQVEVLPYLQIPT; via the exons ATGGATGATTGCGACGGACCGGCAAGTCTGCAGTCCATCTTCCACGTGCGAGCGGCCGAGCTCTACCCGAAGCGGATCCTCGAGGCGGAGAAGGATCTGAGCGTCCCGTTCAGCCCCCTCTGCGGGGAGGCGGTCGAGTTCCTCGGGAGGACCGGGGACGGCATCCTCGCCCTCTCCAACTACCGCATTTACCACCTCCCGGACGACGGATCCAACCACAGCAACATCCCCCTCGGTCTTGTCGAGCAAGTCGAGGTCCGCGATTTGTTTTATCTCCAGATCAGCTGCAAGGACGCCCGCACCTACAG GTGTTTCTTTACTACTAATGAACACTGTATGGAATGGTTTCGGAGACTGGCTAAAGCTGTGTCTCCTCCAAAAAGCACCGAAGAGCTGTTCGCTTTTGCATTTTACGCTTGGGCCTCCGAGGAAGGCTGTAATGATCTAAACGGAAGACTTGGCAGAGATCTATCGGTTCCTGGCTCTCATTTTCGCAATGaa GTGGACCGTTTGAAGTTTGAGGTAGATACAGGCGTCTGGCGTATCTCGAACGTCAACAGCGAGTATGGGCTGTGCCCCACTTATCCTCGTTATCTAATTGTCCCAAAATGCATCACTGATGCGAAATTAGAGGTAGCTGCAAAATTCAGGAGCGCACGGAGAGTACCTGCTGTTGTCTGGAG ACACAAAGGTAGTGGAGCTGTAATAGCAAGGTGTAGTCAACCTGAGGTTGGTTGGCTGGGTTGGCGCTCTGAAGAAGATGAGACATTGTTGAAAGCAATCACTCAGGCCTGTGCTCAGACCATGATCGGATTGAACAAGAATGCCAAGCCTAAG AAATTGTTAATTGTTGATGCCCGATCGTACACAACAGCTGTAGCAAATCGTGCTCGTGGAGGAGGCTGCGAATGCCCTGAATACTATCCAAACTGTGAAATTCAATTCATGAATTTGGCAAACATCCATTCTATTCGGAAAAGTTTCCATGCTCTTCGTCAGCTTTGCGCCACATCCTCTGATGTTCCTAA TTGGTTTAGTTTACTAGAAAGCACTCGATGGTTGGCCAATATGTCCGGCCTCTTGCATGCCGCTGTGACAGTAACGTCTGCTATTGAAAAATCTGGTCGCCCAGTGCTAGTTCATTGCTCTGACGGCTGGGACCGAACTCCCCAAATTGTTTCTCTAGCAGAACTTCTACTCGATCCATATTATAGGACAATTGAA GGTTTTCAGGTTCTAGTTGAAAGGGAGTGGCTGGAGTTTGGTCACAAGTTTGCTGATAGGTGTGGCCAGGGTGACGATCAGAATGATCGATGTCCCGTTTTCCTTCAGTGGCTTGATTGTTTACATAACCTTCTACTACAATTTCCCTGCGCCTTTGAATTTTCTAAGTCTTATCTA GTTAAATTAGCTCAACACAGTTACTCTAACCTCTtcggaacatttttatgtaactcgAACATGGAAAGAACAAACTTAGGAATCCAGCAAAGAACCTTCTCTGTCTGGAAATTCTTACAGTCACCGCAATTCCGGAATATTCTTTATTGGCCAAACCAAGATCAA GTTCTTTACCCCTCCTACCATCTGCGTGACCTCCAGTTATGGCGAGATTTGTACCTAGGAACAGATATTAATGAAAACAATGGGCTGTCAGAGCCAAATCGGTTACCCAATGG AAGCGAATCAATCTTTGTGGATGGTGAGGAGCAGAATGGGAACGGAGATGAACTCACAGCAGATGGTGACAACCAAAGAGAGGGACAGTCTGACTCACCTATTTTGAACGGCTTCTCAGAGCCTCTCATATACTCAACCCTTCAAGATGATCCAAGTAGTGAGGAATTGGCAGCTGCTGCGGAAAGTGATTTACGCGAAAATAACAGTGAAACTATGgcaaatagagaagaaaaagaaaccgAATTAGCGTTATCCGAATTAGTCGAAAATTCTAGTGATAGTGCAGATAAATTAGAGATTAATGTAGTTAACGGAAATTCTGGCAATATTAAAAATTGTGTTGTTGATCAAGGCTCCATTGTTAATGAAATTGCTGCTCTCAGCGTTGAAGAGCAGCCCGATGATGCCTCAAAGTCTGAAAGTGATGACTATTGTAAAAATACCTGTGATTCCGATATTATTGACAATATTGCATCGGCTGTAAGAACTCTAAATCTCAACTGTGACTCCAGTGTTGATAGTTCGACTGAAACTTTAGTACCTGCCACTTTGCATCCATGCAGATATGAGCCCACAGTCACGGA ACCTAACCTTGAAAATGGCGTTTCTCCACCCGTCAATGACACCATTAATTCTGACCCCATTAACTCAGACATCTGCAG ggGTTGCTCCAGTAATGGCagcagaaaaatttcaagtatatcAAGTCCCATCTCTCCCGCAAgcg GCCGAGTGTTGGACTCAATCGATGGACTCCCACCTCTTAGAGATGATGTGCAGTCTCGATTAGAGCAGATTATGCATGAATATAAT gcaAACAAGCTAGCACTGGAGAGAGAGTTGCATTCGACGAGGGTGACGCTTCTTCAGCAAATGTGTCACCAATGTACGCACATCAACAACAATAATGGTGCTGAAAAACCTGATGATGAG GGATCAGTATGCAGCACAGATGTGTCCTGGGAGGCTGTTGAAGAACGAGAGGCTCAACCTGTTCTTTGGGTGCCAGATCACGCTGTCACCAGATGTATGGGATGCGACTCCCAGTTTTGGTTGGGGCGCAGAAAACATCACTGCag aagttGCGGTAAAATTTTTTGCGCTGACTGCTCAGAAAATGTTGTAGCCCTCCCAAACGAGCAGTTGTATGAACCAGTTCGAGTTTGTGAAACGTGTTACAACAACCCGGTGTCGTATAAAAACACCATCAACCTGCAACAGCAACCTTTGAGTACTGATAAACTTGCTGAAGTGACTCAAGTCTCGCACCAAGTGGAAGTGCTCCCGTACCTTCAGATCCCAACGTGA